One stretch of Heptranchias perlo isolate sHepPer1 chromosome 29, sHepPer1.hap1, whole genome shotgun sequence DNA includes these proteins:
- the LOC137299655 gene encoding inositol-3-phosphate synthase 1-A-like isoform X1, with protein sequence MRKMKGTPPPSLQLRRMAETFIIESPDVTYTKDCIEAVYPYQTTQVYEENGAMKVKPCSTKFTFRTERKVPKLGVMLVGWGGNNGTTVTAAVLANKLGLFWMTKTGKKVANYYGSLFQASTVCLGTGPAGDVYVPFKDLLPMVNPNDIVFDGWDISSMNLSDAMERAQVLDWQLQEQLKPHMRKLHPRPSVYIPEFIAANQEDRADNVMRGSKKEQIQQIRKDIRDFKAKSGVNKVIVLWTANTERFCDVICGVNDTADNLMKTIECGGEVSPSSMFAVASILEGCAYINGSPQNTFVPGAVDLAIKHKVFIGGDDFKSGQTKIKSVLVDFLINAGLKTVSIVSYNHLGNNDGKNLSAPQQFRSKEISKSNVVDDMVQSNPILYKPSEKPDHCVVIKYVPYVGDSKRAMDEYTSEIMMGGTNTLVLHNTCEDSLLATPLILDLVILTELCQRITFRTELDPEFQTFHSVLSILSYLCKAPLVPDGTPVINSLFRQRTCIENILRACLALPPQNHMHLEHKMQRSLVSTWMAAHSTAQPTPLKTAKLNNIINKNHVLNGHTNGYVH encoded by the exons ATGAGGAAAATGAAAG gcaccccccccccctcactacagTTAAGAAGGATGGCTGAGACGTTTATTATTGAGAGCCCAGATGTGACCTACACTAAGGATTGTATTGAGGCAGTGTATCCCTACCAGACTACACAGGTCTATGAAGAGAATGGAGCAATGAAG GTGAAACCATGTTCTACCAAGTTCACCTTCCGTACAGAGAGAAAGGTGCCAAAACTCGGCGTGATGCTGGTCGGATGGGGTGGTAATAACGGAACCACGGTTACTGCAGCAGTTCTGGCCAATAAGTTGGGACTTTTCTGGATGACTAAGACGGGAAAGAAG gttgCCAATTACTATGGATCCTTATTTCAAGCCTCCACTGTGTGTCTGGGGACTGGTCCTGCTGGTGACGTTTATGTGCCCTTCAAGGATCTACTGCCCATGGTGAATCCAAATGACATTGTGTTTGATG GCTGGGATATCTCCTCCATGAACCTCTCGGATGCCATGGAGCGGGCTCAGGTTCTAGACTGGCAGCTTCAGGAACAGCTGAAACCTCACATGAGGAAGCTGCACCCTCGACCTTCTGTTTACATTCCAGAATTCATTGCAGCCAATCAGGAGGACAGGGCAGATAACGTGATGCGAGGTTCAAAAAAGGAGCAG ATACAGCAAATTAGAAAGGACATCCGGGACTTCAAAGCAAAGAGTGGGGTCAACAAAGTGATTGTTCTGTGGACAGCAAATACAGAACGCTTTTGTGATGTCATTTGTGGAGTAAATGACACAGCAGATAATCTAATGAAGACAATTGAG TGTGGAGGGGAGGTATCGCCATCGTCCATGTTTGCAGTGGCCAGCATTTTGGAGGGCTGTGCCTATATCAATGGATCTCCACAGAACACCTTTGTACCAGGAGCTGTTGATCTTGCCATTAAACATAAGGTGTTCATTGGGGGTGATGACTTCAAATCTGGTCAGACTAAAATCAAATCTGTTCTTGTAGACTTCCTCATCAATGCTGGGCTAAAG ACAGTCTCTATCGTCAGTTACAATCACTTGGGCAATAACGATGGGAAGAATCTCTCTGCTCCACAACAGTTCAGATCAAAAGAGATCTCAAAGAGTAATGTCGTTGATGATATGGTTCAATCCAATCCCATCTTGTATAAACCATCTGAGAAGCCAGATCACTGT GTTGTAATTAAGTATGTCCCATATGTTGGAGATAGCAAGCGGGCGATGGATGAGTATACATCGGAGATTATGATGGGTGGTACCAACACCCTAGTCCTCCATAACACCTGTGAG GATTCCTTGCTGGCCACTCCTCTTATTCTGGACCTAGTGATCCTGACTGAGCTCTGCCAAAGGATAACATTCCGAACAGAATTGGATCCAGAATTCCAAACATTTCACAGCGTCCTCTCGATCCTCAGCTACCTCTGTAAGGCCCCACTGGTGCCAGATGGAACTCCTGTCATTAACTCACTTTTCAGGCAAAGGACCTGCATTGAAAATATTCTCAG aGCCTGCCTGGCCCTTCCTCCTCAGAATCACATGCACCTGGAGCACAAGATGCAAAGGAGCTTGGTGAGTACCTGGATGGCTGCTCACTCCACGGCTCAACCTACACCTCTCAAAACAGCAAAACTCAACAATATCATCAATAAGAACCATGTTCTAAATGGTCACACCAATGGATATGTTCATTAA
- the LOC137299655 gene encoding inositol-3-phosphate synthase 1-A-like isoform X2 has protein sequence MAETFIIESPDVTYTKDCIEAVYPYQTTQVYEENGAMKVKPCSTKFTFRTERKVPKLGVMLVGWGGNNGTTVTAAVLANKLGLFWMTKTGKKVANYYGSLFQASTVCLGTGPAGDVYVPFKDLLPMVNPNDIVFDGWDISSMNLSDAMERAQVLDWQLQEQLKPHMRKLHPRPSVYIPEFIAANQEDRADNVMRGSKKEQIQQIRKDIRDFKAKSGVNKVIVLWTANTERFCDVICGVNDTADNLMKTIECGGEVSPSSMFAVASILEGCAYINGSPQNTFVPGAVDLAIKHKVFIGGDDFKSGQTKIKSVLVDFLINAGLKTVSIVSYNHLGNNDGKNLSAPQQFRSKEISKSNVVDDMVQSNPILYKPSEKPDHCVVIKYVPYVGDSKRAMDEYTSEIMMGGTNTLVLHNTCEDSLLATPLILDLVILTELCQRITFRTELDPEFQTFHSVLSILSYLCKAPLVPDGTPVINSLFRQRTCIENILRACLALPPQNHMHLEHKMQRSLVSTWMAAHSTAQPTPLKTAKLNNIINKNHVLNGHTNGYVH, from the exons ATGGCTGAGACGTTTATTATTGAGAGCCCAGATGTGACCTACACTAAGGATTGTATTGAGGCAGTGTATCCCTACCAGACTACACAGGTCTATGAAGAGAATGGAGCAATGAAG GTGAAACCATGTTCTACCAAGTTCACCTTCCGTACAGAGAGAAAGGTGCCAAAACTCGGCGTGATGCTGGTCGGATGGGGTGGTAATAACGGAACCACGGTTACTGCAGCAGTTCTGGCCAATAAGTTGGGACTTTTCTGGATGACTAAGACGGGAAAGAAG gttgCCAATTACTATGGATCCTTATTTCAAGCCTCCACTGTGTGTCTGGGGACTGGTCCTGCTGGTGACGTTTATGTGCCCTTCAAGGATCTACTGCCCATGGTGAATCCAAATGACATTGTGTTTGATG GCTGGGATATCTCCTCCATGAACCTCTCGGATGCCATGGAGCGGGCTCAGGTTCTAGACTGGCAGCTTCAGGAACAGCTGAAACCTCACATGAGGAAGCTGCACCCTCGACCTTCTGTTTACATTCCAGAATTCATTGCAGCCAATCAGGAGGACAGGGCAGATAACGTGATGCGAGGTTCAAAAAAGGAGCAG ATACAGCAAATTAGAAAGGACATCCGGGACTTCAAAGCAAAGAGTGGGGTCAACAAAGTGATTGTTCTGTGGACAGCAAATACAGAACGCTTTTGTGATGTCATTTGTGGAGTAAATGACACAGCAGATAATCTAATGAAGACAATTGAG TGTGGAGGGGAGGTATCGCCATCGTCCATGTTTGCAGTGGCCAGCATTTTGGAGGGCTGTGCCTATATCAATGGATCTCCACAGAACACCTTTGTACCAGGAGCTGTTGATCTTGCCATTAAACATAAGGTGTTCATTGGGGGTGATGACTTCAAATCTGGTCAGACTAAAATCAAATCTGTTCTTGTAGACTTCCTCATCAATGCTGGGCTAAAG ACAGTCTCTATCGTCAGTTACAATCACTTGGGCAATAACGATGGGAAGAATCTCTCTGCTCCACAACAGTTCAGATCAAAAGAGATCTCAAAGAGTAATGTCGTTGATGATATGGTTCAATCCAATCCCATCTTGTATAAACCATCTGAGAAGCCAGATCACTGT GTTGTAATTAAGTATGTCCCATATGTTGGAGATAGCAAGCGGGCGATGGATGAGTATACATCGGAGATTATGATGGGTGGTACCAACACCCTAGTCCTCCATAACACCTGTGAG GATTCCTTGCTGGCCACTCCTCTTATTCTGGACCTAGTGATCCTGACTGAGCTCTGCCAAAGGATAACATTCCGAACAGAATTGGATCCAGAATTCCAAACATTTCACAGCGTCCTCTCGATCCTCAGCTACCTCTGTAAGGCCCCACTGGTGCCAGATGGAACTCCTGTCATTAACTCACTTTTCAGGCAAAGGACCTGCATTGAAAATATTCTCAG aGCCTGCCTGGCCCTTCCTCCTCAGAATCACATGCACCTGGAGCACAAGATGCAAAGGAGCTTGGTGAGTACCTGGATGGCTGCTCACTCCACGGCTCAACCTACACCTCTCAAAACAGCAAAACTCAACAATATCATCAATAAGAACCATGTTCTAAATGGTCACACCAATGGATATGTTCATTAA
- the LOC137299655 gene encoding inositol-3-phosphate synthase 1-A-like isoform X3, whose translation MLVGWGGNNGTTVTAAVLANKLGLFWMTKTGKKVANYYGSLFQASTVCLGTGPAGDVYVPFKDLLPMVNPNDIVFDGWDISSMNLSDAMERAQVLDWQLQEQLKPHMRKLHPRPSVYIPEFIAANQEDRADNVMRGSKKEQIQQIRKDIRDFKAKSGVNKVIVLWTANTERFCDVICGVNDTADNLMKTIECGGEVSPSSMFAVASILEGCAYINGSPQNTFVPGAVDLAIKHKVFIGGDDFKSGQTKIKSVLVDFLINAGLKTVSIVSYNHLGNNDGKNLSAPQQFRSKEISKSNVVDDMVQSNPILYKPSEKPDHCVVIKYVPYVGDSKRAMDEYTSEIMMGGTNTLVLHNTCEDSLLATPLILDLVILTELCQRITFRTELDPEFQTFHSVLSILSYLCKAPLVPDGTPVINSLFRQRTCIENILRACLALPPQNHMHLEHKMQRSLVSTWMAAHSTAQPTPLKTAKLNNIINKNHVLNGHTNGYVH comes from the exons ATGCTGGTCGGATGGGGTGGTAATAACGGAACCACGGTTACTGCAGCAGTTCTGGCCAATAAGTTGGGACTTTTCTGGATGACTAAGACGGGAAAGAAG gttgCCAATTACTATGGATCCTTATTTCAAGCCTCCACTGTGTGTCTGGGGACTGGTCCTGCTGGTGACGTTTATGTGCCCTTCAAGGATCTACTGCCCATGGTGAATCCAAATGACATTGTGTTTGATG GCTGGGATATCTCCTCCATGAACCTCTCGGATGCCATGGAGCGGGCTCAGGTTCTAGACTGGCAGCTTCAGGAACAGCTGAAACCTCACATGAGGAAGCTGCACCCTCGACCTTCTGTTTACATTCCAGAATTCATTGCAGCCAATCAGGAGGACAGGGCAGATAACGTGATGCGAGGTTCAAAAAAGGAGCAG ATACAGCAAATTAGAAAGGACATCCGGGACTTCAAAGCAAAGAGTGGGGTCAACAAAGTGATTGTTCTGTGGACAGCAAATACAGAACGCTTTTGTGATGTCATTTGTGGAGTAAATGACACAGCAGATAATCTAATGAAGACAATTGAG TGTGGAGGGGAGGTATCGCCATCGTCCATGTTTGCAGTGGCCAGCATTTTGGAGGGCTGTGCCTATATCAATGGATCTCCACAGAACACCTTTGTACCAGGAGCTGTTGATCTTGCCATTAAACATAAGGTGTTCATTGGGGGTGATGACTTCAAATCTGGTCAGACTAAAATCAAATCTGTTCTTGTAGACTTCCTCATCAATGCTGGGCTAAAG ACAGTCTCTATCGTCAGTTACAATCACTTGGGCAATAACGATGGGAAGAATCTCTCTGCTCCACAACAGTTCAGATCAAAAGAGATCTCAAAGAGTAATGTCGTTGATGATATGGTTCAATCCAATCCCATCTTGTATAAACCATCTGAGAAGCCAGATCACTGT GTTGTAATTAAGTATGTCCCATATGTTGGAGATAGCAAGCGGGCGATGGATGAGTATACATCGGAGATTATGATGGGTGGTACCAACACCCTAGTCCTCCATAACACCTGTGAG GATTCCTTGCTGGCCACTCCTCTTATTCTGGACCTAGTGATCCTGACTGAGCTCTGCCAAAGGATAACATTCCGAACAGAATTGGATCCAGAATTCCAAACATTTCACAGCGTCCTCTCGATCCTCAGCTACCTCTGTAAGGCCCCACTGGTGCCAGATGGAACTCCTGTCATTAACTCACTTTTCAGGCAAAGGACCTGCATTGAAAATATTCTCAG aGCCTGCCTGGCCCTTCCTCCTCAGAATCACATGCACCTGGAGCACAAGATGCAAAGGAGCTTGGTGAGTACCTGGATGGCTGCTCACTCCACGGCTCAACCTACACCTCTCAAAACAGCAAAACTCAACAATATCATCAATAAGAACCATGTTCTAAATGGTCACACCAATGGATATGTTCATTAA